From the genome of Deltaproteobacteria bacterium:
TGCTACACAGAGTTAAAGTTGTAATCATAATGGCACCTCTTTCACTACGCCGCTGCTTTTGAGACGCTCATTAGGGCTAACAACCTCAGTGATTCTAACACCATAGCGCTCGCCTATGACCACAGCTTCGCCGCGAGCGACGAGCTGGTCGTTGACCATAATATCGAGGGGTTCATCGGCTGATTTTGGAAATTCTATGACCGAACCAGGCCCCAGGGACAAAACTTCTGAAATACGTACCCGGCGTCTACCCAGCTCAACCGCAAGCTCAATCCGAACGTCTAAGACCCTGTCGAGGTCCCT
Proteins encoded in this window:
- the fliN gene encoding flagellar motor switch protein FliN is translated as MTDDMTVPEGDDYDEMDMDPRDLDRVLDVRIELAVELGRRRVRISEVLSLGPGSVIEFPKSADEPLDIMVNDQLVARGEAVVIGERYGVRITEVVSPNERLKSSGVVKEVPL